One genomic window of Magnolia sinica isolate HGM2019 chromosome 3, MsV1, whole genome shotgun sequence includes the following:
- the LOC131240857 gene encoding dihydroneopterin aldolase 2, protein MGSQDLPKGDKLILRGLKFHGFHGVKPEEKKLGQKFLVDVDAWLDLSEAGKTDCLTDTVSYTDIYRIAREVVEGPSQNLLESVAHLIANTTLTKFPQISAVRVKVGKPHVAVHGPIDYLGIEILRCREVKPSSAGTSFMI, encoded by the exons ATGGGCAGTCAAGATCTACCGAAAGGTGACAAGCTTATATTGAGAGGTTTGAAGTTCCATGGTTTTCATGGGGTGAAGCCAGAAGAGAAGAAGCTGGGTCAGAAATTCCTGGTGGATGTCGATGCATGGTTAGATCTCAGTGAAGCTGGTAAAACTGATTGTTTGACAGATACTGTCAGTTACACCGACATCTACAG AATAGCTCGAGAGGTCGTTGAGGGGCCATCTCAGAATCTTCTTGAATCAGTGGCCCACCTCATTGCAAACACCACTCTAACAAAGTTTCCTCAAATATCTGCTGTCCGGGTGAAGGTTGGGAAACCTCATGTTGCTGTTCATGGCCCTATTGATTACTTGGGAATTGAGATACTCAGATGCAGAGAAGTCAAGCCCAGCTCAGCTGGGACAAGTTTTATGATTTAG